In a single window of the Gossypium hirsutum isolate 1008001.06 chromosome A13, Gossypium_hirsutum_v2.1, whole genome shotgun sequence genome:
- the LOC107942432 gene encoding diaminopimelate decarboxylase 2, chloroplastic has protein sequence MAATTHHHLSHAASLPKTLNHPLKQNPFSQLPVLPLRASKNLFRRQSLSLKAVLSQNPAKTLNPTFQHCFTKSLDGFLYCEDTKVQDIMEKVEKRPFYLYSKPQITRNVEAYKEALEGLKNSIIGYAIKANNNLKILQHLRKLGCGAVLVSGNELKLALHAGFDPTKCIFNGNGKILEDLILAAQEGVFVNVDSEFDLENIVTAAKVAGRKVNVLLRINPDVDPQVHPYVATGNKNSKFGIRNEKLQWFLDAVKAHPNELKLVGAHCHLGSTITKVDIFRDAAVLMVNYIDEIRAQGFEVDYLNIGGGLGIDYYHSGAVLPTPRDLIDTVRELVLSRNLNLVIEPGRSLIANTCCLVNRVTGVKTNGTKNFIVIDGSMAELIRPSLYDAYQHIELVSPTPPDADVSTFDVVGPVCESADFLGKERELPTPAKGTGLVVHDAGAYCMSMASTYNLKMRPPEYWVEEDGSVTKIRHGETFEDHIRFFEGL, from the exons ATGGCGGCGACTACTCACCACCATCTCTCTCACGCCGCATCTCTtcccaaaaccctaaaccatCCTTTGAAGCAAAACCCATTTTCCCAACTCCCCGTTTTGCCCCTCAGGGCCTCCAAGAATCTCTTTAGGCGCCAATCTCTCTCCCTCAAAGCTGTGCTCTCCCAGAACCCTGCTAAAACCCTCAACCCCACTTTTCAACACTGCTTCACGAAATCCCTTGATGGGTTCCTCTACTGTGAGGATACCAAGGTTCAGGACATCATGGAGAAAGTCGAAAAGAGGCCCTTTTATTTGTACAGTAAGCCTCAGATTACTAGGAATGTGGAAGCTTATAAGGAGGCTCTTGAAGGCTTGAAGAATTCCATCATTGGTTACGCCATCAAGGCGAATAATAATTTGAAGATTTTGCAGCATTTGAGGAAGTTAGGTTGTGGTGCTGTGCTTGTTAGTGGCAATGAACTCAAGTTGGCTCTTCATGCCGGCTTTGATCCTACTAA GTGTATATTTAATGGAAATGGGAAGATCTTGGAGGATTTGATCCTAGCTGCCCAAGAAGGTGTTTTTGTGAATGTGGATAGTGAATTTGATCTGGAGAATATTGTTACAGCTGCAAAAGTTGCTGGCAGGAAGGTTAATGTGTTGCTTCGGATCAACCCGGATGTGGATCCACAG GTCCATCCATATGTCGCTACTGGGAACAAGAACTCTAAATTTGGTATTAGGAATGAGAAGCTGCAGTGGTTTCTGGATGCCGTAAAGGCACACCCTAATGAGCTAAAGCTTGTTGGGGCCCATTGTCATCTTGGTTCAACCATTACCAAG GTGGATATATTCAGGGACGCTGCTGTTCTCATGGTCAACTACATTGATGAAATCCGTGCCCAAGGTTTCGAGGTAGATTATTTAAACATTGGAGGTGGTTTGGGGATAGATTACTACCATAGTGGTGCCGTCCTTCCCACACCGAGAGATCTCATTGACACT GTCAGAGAATTGGTCCTCTCAAGAAATCTTAACCTCGTCATTGAACCAGGGAGATCACTGATTGCAAACACTTGCTGCTTAGTGAATCGTGTCACTGGAGTCAAAACTAATGGAACAAAAAATTTCATTGTCATTGATGGCAGTATGGCTGAACTTATCCGTCCTAGTCTTTATGACGCTTACCAA CACATAGAACTGGTTTCTCCTACACCTCCTGATGCAGACGTCTCTACCTTTGATGTTGTCGGTCCTGTCTGTGAATCTGCAGATTTCTTGGGAAAAGAGAGAGAACTTCCAACCCCAGCTAAG GGGACCGGCCTGGTGGTGCATGATGCAGGTGCTTACTGCATGAGCATGGCATCAACATACAATCTCAAGATGCGCCCTCCTGAGTACTGG GTCGAAGAAGATGGATCGGTGACCAAAATCCGGCATGGGGAGACATTTGAAGACCACATTCGTTTTTTCGAGGGTCTGTGA
- the LOC107942426 gene encoding uncharacterized protein, translating to MDAFHVKLEKRNATLKHRHQLRKVARVVRFVEFCVLLVLITRFTVHLPVAGDYFRGLSVVLVSPRFVFVIGNAIVIILFAKAGRFSSRDSGSVTDIYDEFVEKSEKNRAIRWYETENRGKQRKKSVDENKTVSLNVHTSKVTTIKNYRRTQSENHKTMNCNKACKQLRKSESEKYIKHNDWDEKRVVKSSSYPEDVLSSEQFRNTVEAFIARQKKLLRDEELLSDFE from the coding sequence atggATGCGTTTCATGTAAAACTGGAGAAGCGAAATGCAACGTTGAAGCATAGGCACCAGTTACGGAAGGTGGCAAGAGTGGTGAGATTCGTTGAGTTTTGTGTTCTTTTAGTACTGATAACCAGGTTCACGGTCCATCTCCCCGTCGCTGGCGATTATTTCCGAGGCTTGTCGGTGGTTCTCGTGAGTCCTCGGTTCGTGTTCGTCATCGGGAACGCTATAGTCATCATTCTGTTCGCAAAGGCCGGCAGGTTCTCGAGTCGAGATTCGGGTTCGGTAACCGATATTTACGACGAATTCGTCGAAAAGAGCGAGAAAAACAGGGCGATCCGTTGGTACGAGACCGAAAACAGGGGAAAACAGAGGAAGAAGAGCGTAGACGAAAACAAAACAGTGAGTCTCAATGTGCATACATCAAAGGTGACGACGATTAAGAACTATAGAAGAACACAATCGGAGAATCATAAGACGATGAACTGCAACAAAGCTTGCAAGCAACTAAGAAAATCGGAGTCCGAAAAGTACATAAAACACAATGATTGGGATGAGAAAAGGGTGGTGAAGAGTTCATCATATCCGGAAGATGTATTAAGCAGTGAACAGTTTCGCAACACAGTTGAGGCTTTCATTGCCAGGCAAAAGAAGCTTCTGAGAGATGAAGAATTACTCAGTGATTTTGAGTGA